In Rissa tridactyla isolate bRisTri1 chromosome 2, bRisTri1.patW.cur.20221130, whole genome shotgun sequence, a single window of DNA contains:
- the ICE1 gene encoding little elongation complex subunit 1 isoform X1: MMPGETPPPPAGTAAAACANCGVLQQNINEYVAALISLKQKMIDGDRLLTEYQQKCTELQFAEREILALRCQVEQMLQKILPLEKCQEELGSLKAELEEKKSSLKIYRESQLEYVKIKEEILNSDAVRKKLETKVKKLEEAASKHTQDFRRLKTEKKRLEKELKRAQGKLDGVCKEKCRKVKHAETQSSSEDLTTNIDKEKIKLLLEELWMCIDRATGKRENQENDPALASVQDKAWPEKRRQTVREETVQIHQKIRKCDAKTLPWYSSLESAGKQNSLTAMQLQTSTEPFEGDCVENRTTEECLHGSEDKTVEVIEQTHRAYSGLDFSDQEQKGPGRNVMDILNWARPLPALLSPVQLSPLTTQDILFGEVTGSSDEEVDCSAAAVEGILQDDQVQPQGCNVFSLTEECNRQSKSFERGPDAEISSNLSWNEKNVHIGPKMSSKEERDDETKQAEAATLITNMETNKDCLEENSEKREVTEARARELEAIEQKADSEDMHGVEGSSPADFMLRSFKPQNQMEKCSEVEQTEENVILIRAVDYEGTQEKHGKLMIAERDELSGETETPRAVSVTQNVTHLPPEECIVLQSEDSEEKSDVLAQNEVVEKESKNVVKVTNMASDVGRNIKQVVIGEDITAAIQMKGLYAEANNERELSENVLSKAFCEVECPKDLMIQRDGEGIITETEADTGAIVISAHSQCSEIKHGTEEILEKQCVQKIKDEVDKECEPETVQVSRHYLPVPAIEGIRNSLSMDDIGKNVGMEALSAFPKDAERLTIEDMNITRPETIELAMKFNRKCVLEIAESSELLHSAENGKLVDIKEGAYLKGNPHQEENGSNLSQGKSDLESIFALPKTACIIDAESSVAKCESSMLDFTKIKGEIKQPENPCSTVEHGLSKAQNFRVFESQETEFKVNPEELGEESSELLAGVDTIESVLVESNLTSQAQFAKPLNRFSVTENVKCDEIKGELNNQSKELVTETCYSSFNWEENVVKKNSISENICQPTSEMDFNSGLAFSTQEDSELGCINTEETDSLVQVRMGLESTTPPDLTLSLQKVVSFVETNFTEESAFSHTWDNKGDRKCVMGSTFNSPSESLEDGAEILSAEKDNMCKEMDCPEKEYVPQNEVKIPDEKEQPVGKELQTSVKSQILDANSSYENTFLLQKLDCQESGCRTSTWEVRTDPSRPGSLTAGGESKELNSFEASGENAIKRSKNDFDLPEQSNESEEKDCSIQKVRYVKHSECVPMFGKELRASRRIALGALETGAIVDADYQVCELHSTMQQGNTSKVSHLKADTMVDTDTRCETNTSPDTANELSSVVGEGYSKDLAPWKRECILAMSENTEGANECIVDLNRAGCINDSEGNLLETGASKESPVMPNASKNRLPLCQMLTGFSETCRLAVKTTKLDARTLALGNFLGENDSEKFQSNVEHSLPHGVHMGVSVFEEYNHNQTCTSCNIGENNTDVTLDDSNRKKKKVKYLPNPALSDVECGCQAVRPVSEPQKPVFEKLCMLESEACVDVATEKSDKLKCNDQEPSEILTVSAKTAAQVMHAKLSKRLFQGRRKTKTLKLTQPILANADTSMPTKCSSETINKIRKEMGPPLPPLLLPLIATPPKAACTVSPVMSSKGQSSLLSPLDDLISPLRETPVPPLMSPLTDSPAVKSALLFSPPSPSEVAVGRRICSSPLKFCTSIPKHALPVPGRFPLFAADSAAPGAPQENSVKILDTMYPELSARARTLNILKGNIQLNRCAFSDSQSLPGPVAQIGGFKAIASTSTAFVKTGSNLKSDSSKDQDKDVQNQQLFSSLSSHLEKRTLLPVSMPRSAKRLRLDGEPPKREPSDTAAIRNTENRVSETQEAFRDKSCEISDSAHSSSLEASLPEKKVIDPDCQKVSLALKKIAESCFDLLPVVHGHVYVGSISKIPIMRDEEKEVVYEFGIKNKHLAEPLLDVILNKLKTQKNATDYNFNQALCRVYTGICRQLGDLERARLFCYSLLKEDFPDSEKLILFITNIWSDIFVFQGAVNKAMQLVVRQSASNETLACLSAYLNWEQSSSLDAGVMVSNLLLEMQLCPKVEFQLSEQYGEDLSEDAWQYIFAVELLCSRLKWDWTHDNVISKVLWPSMDKWVKKRKGHETAQSVPDSVIALTLRLIGRLGRIGLKEGYLAAVKNICSVIGLFVQHAKEEGVPWGVQLAAIYSLCDLGSSNPEGIVEAIHAWRATVLNSIPFAVTSGIAEISSLCKMELN; encoded by the exons ATGATGCCCGGAgagacgccgccgccgccggccgggacCGCAGCCGCGGCCTGCGCGAACTGCGGTGTTCTCCAGCAG AATATAAATGAATATGTAGCGGCACTAATTTCACTGAAGCAAAAAATGATTGATGGAGA tcgTTTGCTGACAGAGTATCAACAGAAATGCACTGA GCTTCAGTTTGCTGAGCG AGAGATCTTGGCTCTTCGTTGTCAAGTGGAGCAGATGCTACAGAAAATCCTGCCTCTGGAAAAGTGTCAGGAGGAGTTGGGTTCCTTGAAAGCAGAGTTGGAAGAGAAAAAG AGTTCTCTCAAGATTTATCGGGAGAGTCAGCTGGAATATgttaaaattaaagaagaaatattaaacagTGATGCTGT GAGAAAGAAACTGGAAACAAAAGTGAAGAAACTTGAAG AGGCTGCATCAAAGCATACACAGGACTTCAGACgactgaaaactgaaaagaaaaggctTGAAAAGGAGCTAAAGAGGGCACAA GGAAAACTTGACGGTGTATGTAAAGAGAAGTGCAGAAAAG TTAAGCATGCGGAGACCCAGAGTTCAAGTGAAGATCTCACAACCAACATAGACAAAG aaaaaataaagctcttGTTAGAAGAACTCTGGATGTGCATTGACAGGGcaacaggaaaaagagagaatcaGGAAAATGATCCTGCCTTGG cttctgttcaGGATAAGGCATGGCCTGAAAAAAGAAGACAGACTGTTAGAGAAG AAACTGTACAAATCCATCAAAAGATCAGGAAGTGTGATGCCAAAACGCTACCTTGGTATTCTTCGCTAGAAAGTGCTGGAAAGCAAAATTCTCTAACAGCCATGCAACTTCAGACAAGTACTGAGCCTTTTGAAGGTGACTGTGTTGAGAACAGGACTACTGAAGAATGTCTGCATGGCAGTGAGGATAAAACTGTAGAAGTGATAGAACAGACACATCGGGCATACAGTGGTTTAGACTTCTCCGATCAGGAGCAAAAGGGCCCAGGTAGAAATGTGATGGATATATTGAATTGGGCCAgacctctccctgctctgctttctccagtACAGCTTTCACCACTAACTACACAG gATATACTGTTTGGAGAAGTCACAGGTTCCAGTGACGAAGAAGTTGATTGTAGTGCTGCTGCAGTGGAGGGTATTTTACAAGATGACCAAGTTCAGCCTCAGGGTTGCAATGTATTCAGCCTCACTGAGGAGTGTAACAGACAGAGCAAATCATTTGAGCGTGGTCCTGATGCAGAAATCTCAAGTAACCTGAGTTGGAATGAAAAGAATGTTCATATTGGTCCAAAGATGTCAAGCAAGGAGGAGAGAGATGATGAAACAAAGCAAGCTGAAGCTGCTACTTTAATTACAAACATGGAAACTAACAAAGATTGTTTGGAGGAAAATTCTGAGAAGAGAGAAGTAACTGAAGCAAGAGCACGTGAATTGGAAGCCATTGAACAGAAAGCAGATAGTGAGGACATGCATGGTGTAGAGGGAAGTTCTCCAGCTGATTTTATGTTACGCAGTTTCAAGCCTCAGAATCAGATGGAAAAATGTAGTGAGGTAGAGCAAACAGAAGAGAATGTAATCTTAATCAGAGCTGTTGATTATGAGGGTACACAGGAAAAGCATGGTAAATTAATGATAGCAGAAAGAGATGAATTATCAGGAGAGACAGAAACTCCCAGGGCAGTATCTGTTACCCAAAATGTTACTCATTTGCCACCTGAAGAATGCATTGTGCTTCAAAGTGAAGATTCTGAGGAGAAATCTGATGTGTTGGCACAGAATGAAGTGGTTGAAAAGGAATCAAAAAATGTAGTCAAAGTAACTAATATGGCAAGTGATGTAGGcagaaacataaaacaagtgGTAATTGGAGAGGACATAACAGCTGCAATACAGATGAAAGGACTCTATGCAGAAGCAAATAATGAGAGAGAGCTCTCTGAAAATGTATTGTCAAAAGCCTTCTGTGAAGTGGAGTGTCCTAAAGACCTAATGATACAGCGTGATGGTGAGGGAATAATTACGGAGACTGAGGCAGACACTGGAGCTATTGTGATCTCTGCACACTCTCAGtgctctgaaataaaacatgGCACTGAAGAGATACTAGAGAAACAGTgtgtgcaaaaaataaaagatgaagtgGACAAAGAATGTGAACCAGAGACTGTCCAAGTCTCTAGACATTACTTACCTGTACCTGCTATTGAAGGAATCAGAAATTCATTGTCTATGGATGACATAGGCAAAAATGTAGGTATGGAGGCTTTGTCAGCCTTTCCAAAAGATGCTGAACGGCTCACAATTGAAGACATGAATATAACCAGACCTGAGACTATTGAATTAGCCATGAAATTTAATAGAAAGTGTGTTCTAGAAATAGCTGAATCGTCAGAGCTACTGCATagtgcagaaaatggaaaattagtAGATATAAAGGAGGGGGCATATTTGAAAGGCAATCCACACCAGGAAGAAAATGGTAGTAATTTATCACAAGGGAAGTCAGACTTGGAAAGTATATTTGCACTACCAAAGACAGCATGTATTATTGATGCAGAAAGCAGTGTAGCTAAGTGCGAATCCTCTATGTTagatttcacaaaaataaaaggtGAAATAAAGCAACCTGAAAATCCGTGTAGTACAGTAGAACATGGGTTGTCCAAAGCTCAAAACTTTAGAGTGTTTGAATCTCAAGAAACTGAATTCAAAGTTAATCCAGAAGAGTTAGGAGAGGAAAGCAGTGAGCTGTTAGCAGGAGTGGATACCATCGAATCTGTCTTAGTAGAAAGTAATCTTACTTCTCAGGCACAGTTTGCAAAACCTCTGAATCGGTTCTCAGTAACTGAAAATGTTAAATGTGATGAAATAAAAGGGGAATTAAATAATCAAAGCAAGGAATTGGTGACTGAGACTTGTTACAGTTCATTTAACTGGGAAGAGAATGTTgtgaagaaaaatagtatttcagagAACATCTGCCAGCCTACTTCAGAAATGGATTTTAATAGTGGCTTGGCTTTTTCTACTCAAGAGGACTCGGAGTTGGGCTGTATAAATACTGAAGAAACAGATTCTCTTGTGCAAGTGAGAATGGGCTTGGAATCCACAACGCCTCCTGACCTAACTTTAAGTCTTCAGAAAGTTGTCAGTTTTGTTGAAACTAATTTCACAGAAGAGAGTGCTTTTTCCCATACATGGGACAACAAAGGAGATAGAAAATGTGTTATGGGTAGCACATTTAACTCTCCTTCAGAAAGCTTGGAAGATGGTGCTGAGATCCTATCTGCTGAAAAAGACAACATGTGCAAAGAAATGGACTGCCCTGAGAAGGAATACGTACcccaaaatgaagtgaaaattcCAGATGAGAAGGAACAGCCAGTAGGTAAAGAACTTCAGACAtctgttaaatcacagatcctgGATGCAAACTCTTCTTATGAGAatacttttcttctccaaaagctTGATTGTCAAGAATCAGGATGCAGAACCTCTACATGGGAGGTTAGAACAGATCCTTCTAGACCTGGTTCACTAACAGCTGGGGGAGAAAGCAAAGAATTGAATAGTTTTGAGGCATCTGGGGAAAATGCCATAAAAAGGTCTAAAAACGATTTTGATCTGCCAGAACAGAGCAATGAATCAGAAGAGAAAGACTGTTCTATACAAAAAGTTAGGTATGTTAAACATTCTGAATGTGTTCCCATGTTCGGAAAGGAACTGAGAGCTTCCAGGAGAATTGCACTGGGTGCTCTGGAAACTGGTGCAATTGTTGATGCTGATTACCAGGTATGTGAACTTCATTCAACAATGCAGCAAGGAAATACTTCAAAAGTTAGTCATCTAAAAGCAGACACCATGGTGGATACGGATACACGCTGTGAAACAAACACCTCACCAGATACTGCAAATGAGTTGTCAAGTGTGGTTGGGGAGGGTTATTCTAAAGACTTAGCCCCTTGGAAAAGAGAGTGTATATTAGCAATGTCTGAAAATACTGAGGGTGCTAATGAATGCATTGTAGATCTTAACAGAGCTGGATGCATCAATGACAGCGAGGGAAATCTGTTAGAAACCGGGGCGTCAAAAGAAAGCCCTGTGATGCCAAATGCTTCAAAAAACAGATTACCACTATGCCAGATGTTAACTGGATTCTCAGAAACTTGCAGACTGGCTGTAAAAACCACTAAATTAGATGCAAGAACGTTAGCACTTGGCAATTTCCTTGGAGAAAATGATTCTGAAAAATTTCAGTCAAATGTGGAGCACAGTCTGCCACATGGTGTTCATATGGGGGTCTCAGTGTTTGAAGAATATAATCATAATCAAACTTGCACTTCTTGCAACATAGGAGAAAACAACACTGATGTTACTCTAGATgatagcaacaggaaaaaaaaaaaagtcaagtatcTTCCAAATCCAGCCCTGTCTGATGTAGAGTGCGGTTGTCAGGCAGTTAGGCCGGTTTCTGAGCCACAAAAACCAGTATTTGAGAAGCTGTGTATGTTGGAGTCAGAGGCTTGTGTGGATGTTGCTACCGAAAAGAGCGATAAATTGAAGTGCAACGACCAAGAACCATCTGAAATCTTGACTGTTTCAGCCAAGACAGCCGCCCAAGTAATGCATGCCAAGCTATCAAAGAGGCTATTTCAAggtagaagaaaaacaaagactcTCAAACTAACTCAGCCAATTCTTGCAAATGCTGATACTTCTATGCCAACAAAATGCTCATCTGAGACtataaataaaatcaggaaaGAGATGggcccccctctgccccccttgtTACTGCCTTTGATTGCTACGCCTCCAAAAGCTGCATGTACCGTGTCCCCAGTAATGTCTTCTAAGGGTCAatcctctttgctttctcctcttgATGACCTGATATCCCCGCTACGTGAAACTCCTGTTCCTCCTCTCATGTCTCCATTAACAGATAGTCCAGCGGTAAAATCTGCTctcttattttctcctccctcaccctcaGAAGTGGCAGTAGGTAGAAGAATTTGCTCCTCCCCTTTGAAATTTTGTACTTCCATTCCAAAGCACGCACTTCCGGTCCCAGGAAGGTTTCCTCTGTTTGCAGCTGATAGTGCTGCTCCAGGTGCTCCTCAGGAGAACTCTGTAAAAATATTGGACACTATGTATCCGGAACTGTCTGCAAGGGCAAGGACACTAAACATCCTGAAAGGCAATATTCAGCTTAACCGATGTGCTTTTTCAGACAGCCAAAGTTTGCCAGGACCTGTGGCGCAAATAGGTGGGTTCAAAGCAATTGCGTCGACGTCAACTGCTTTTGTTAAAACTGGGAGCAATTTGAAATCTGATAGTAGCAAAGATCAAGACAAAGATGTGCAAAATcagcaattgttttcaagcttaTCAAGTCATCTTGAAAAACGGACGCTACTGCCAGTATCTATGCCAAGAAGCGCAAAGAGATTGAGGCTGGATGGTGAACCACCAAAGCGGGAGCCCAGTGATACTGCTGCGatcagaaatactgaaaacagaGTCTCTGAAACGCAGGAGGCTTTCCGTGACAAAAGCTGTGAAATCAGTGATTCGGCACACAGTTCCAGTTTAGAAGCATCgttgccagaaaaaaaagttattgatcCTGACTGCCAGAAAGTTTCTTTGGCATTGAAGAAAATTGCCGAGTCCTGTTTTGACTTGTTACCAGTTGTTCACGGTCATGTGTATGTTGGCAGTATCTCAAAGATTCCAATAATGAGAGATGAAGAGAAAGAAGTTGTCTATGAATTTGGTATAAAAAACAAG CATTTAGCAGAGCCCTTGTTGGATGTTATTCTCAATAAACTCAAGACTCAGAAGAATGCCACAGATTACAATTTCAATCAGGCTCTATGTCGAGTCTATACAGGAATTTGTCGACAGTTGGGAGATTTGGAAAGAGCCCGCCTTTTCTGCTATAGCCTACTTAAAGAAG actttCCAGACTCagaaaaattgattttatttatcaCAAATATATGGTCTGATATATTTGTCTTCCAAGGTGCAGTTAACAAAGCTATGCAATTAGTTGTCAGGCAGAGTGCAAGCAATGAGACACTGGCCTGTTTGAGTGCTTATCTCAACTGGGAACAG